From Anaerolineae bacterium, the proteins below share one genomic window:
- the dapB gene encoding dihydrodipicolinate reductase has protein sequence MNKIKIMVNGIPGNMAVTVAKHALDDERFEVIPYSFTGPEITETQYVIGSSVITLIRPEKREQAVIEIVDRNEPFISVDYTHPLAVNGNAEFYCKHNLPFVMGTTGGARELLEDTIKKSSIPAVVAPNMAKQIVGFQAMMEYGAKSFPDLFKGYTLRIRESHQKGKADTSGTAKAMIRYFNEFGMPFNQEEIIMERDPETQKAKLGIPEKYLSGHGWHTYTLISEDRTVRFEFTHNVNGRDIYAKGTLDAVSYLYKKLKQGAKGRMFTMIDVLKGDV, from the coding sequence ATGAACAAGATAAAAATCATGGTAAACGGCATCCCAGGCAATATGGCGGTGACTGTGGCAAAACATGCCCTTGATGACGAGAGGTTTGAAGTTATTCCATACTCTTTTACCGGCCCTGAAATAACTGAGACTCAATATGTTATAGGTTCTTCAGTCATAACCCTTATCCGGCCGGAAAAAAGGGAGCAGGCTGTAATTGAAATAGTTGACAGGAATGAGCCCTTTATTAGTGTGGATTATACACATCCTTTGGCTGTAAACGGCAATGCGGAGTTTTACTGCAAACACAATCTCCCATTTGTTATGGGCACTACAGGAGGGGCCAGAGAGCTTCTTGAAGATACGATAAAAAAATCTTCCATTCCTGCTGTAGTAGCGCCCAACATGGCAAAACAGATAGTTGGTTTCCAGGCCATGATGGAGTACGGAGCAAAATCGTTTCCCGATCTTTTTAAAGGATACACACTCCGGATAAGGGAAAGTCATCAAAAAGGCAAGGCAGATACCAGCGGAACCGCCAAGGCAATGATAAGGTATTTTAATGAATTTGGCATGCCTTTTAACCAAGAGGAAATTATAATGGAACGTGATCCTGAAACTCAAAAAGCAAAGCTCGGCATTCCGGAAAAATATCTTTCAGGGCACGGATGGCACACATATACCCTGATTTCAGAAGACCGGACAGTGCGCTTTGAGTTTACACACAACGTAAACGGCCGTGATATATATGCCAAAGGAACCCTTGATGCTGTTTCCTATCTTTACAAAAAGCTAAAACAAGGGGCAAAGGGGAGGATGTTTACGATGATTGATGTGTTAAAAGGGGATGTTTAA